A stretch of the Streptomyces ortus genome encodes the following:
- a CDS encoding ATP-binding protein: MIQETAATEARVARPVRTFSVQLSPTPRGARLARLLATEQLRAWGLPLDPARHLVAELAANAATHGRVHGRDFRLTLADGAGTLRIEVTDTCGELLPRPQGLGPDSESGRGLVLVEALADRWGVTRGPHPRKTVWAELTPSPEPDRTGFGDRGALPKEPREGKDPTKPHSTLPPASARPHSGK, from the coding sequence GTGATCCAAGAAACCGCCGCCACCGAGGCCCGAGTCGCCCGCCCCGTCCGCACCTTCAGCGTGCAGCTGTCCCCCACGCCTCGGGGAGCCCGCCTCGCCCGACTGCTCGCCACGGAACAACTGCGCGCATGGGGACTCCCGTTGGACCCGGCACGCCACCTCGTCGCCGAGCTCGCCGCCAACGCGGCCACGCACGGTCGCGTGCACGGCCGGGACTTCCGGCTCACGCTCGCCGACGGCGCGGGGACCCTGCGTATCGAGGTGACCGACACCTGCGGAGAGTTGCTGCCGCGCCCGCAGGGCCTCGGCCCCGACAGCGAGTCGGGACGGGGGCTCGTCCTCGTGGAGGCGCTCGCCGACCGCTGGGGCGTCACCCGGGGCCCGCACCCCCGGAAGACGGTCTGGGCGGAGCTGACTCCGTCACCGGAACCCGATCGCACGGGCTTCGGTGACAGGGGCGCCCTTCCCAAAGAACCACGAGAGGGAAAGGACCCCACCAAGCCCCACTCCACCCTCCCGCCTGCGTCGGCGCGCCCTCACTCGGGTAAGTGA
- a CDS encoding sensor histidine kinase → MRSVSWTRSDPWAAGGTLAVAVALAVGALSAVVGDHAGSTTLWVVVALGAAGLGLAVRASASAVAVAALLAALEIRDPAPWGTWAVAGGLLFLFTLRRPRFDAIAAGAVVAGGTMLAAYSPYAPGQDHGSVGAFGIVTLTAAMVGVGQWVQAQRRYVIAELGRRRQEAERRREEVARHVAEERLRIARELHDSVAHHLAVVSVHTNVAKANLDPSQQASRRALDEVQAATRSVLEELGVVLGVLRASETEIAPAAPVDAAMLDELLESFAGIGLKVTTSGWTTCSPWRRSPGPPPGASCRNHSPTRGGTATAPPP, encoded by the coding sequence GTGCGATCCGTCTCGTGGACGCGGTCCGATCCCTGGGCGGCCGGCGGCACGCTCGCCGTGGCGGTCGCGCTGGCCGTGGGCGCGCTGTCCGCGGTCGTCGGCGACCACGCCGGTTCGACGACGCTGTGGGTCGTCGTCGCCCTGGGAGCGGCCGGCCTCGGGCTCGCCGTACGGGCGTCGGCCTCCGCCGTGGCCGTCGCCGCCCTGCTGGCCGCCCTGGAGATCCGCGATCCGGCGCCCTGGGGCACCTGGGCGGTCGCCGGCGGGCTGCTGTTCCTGTTCACCCTGCGCCGCCCCCGTTTCGACGCGATCGCCGCCGGCGCCGTGGTCGCGGGCGGCACGATGCTCGCCGCGTACAGCCCGTACGCCCCGGGGCAGGACCACGGCAGCGTCGGGGCGTTCGGCATCGTCACCCTCACCGCCGCCATGGTCGGCGTGGGTCAGTGGGTGCAGGCCCAACGGCGATACGTGATCGCCGAACTGGGCCGGCGCCGCCAGGAGGCCGAACGCAGACGGGAGGAGGTCGCCCGGCACGTGGCGGAGGAACGACTGCGGATCGCCCGCGAACTCCACGACAGCGTGGCCCACCACCTCGCCGTGGTCAGCGTCCACACCAACGTCGCCAAGGCCAATCTCGACCCCTCGCAGCAGGCGTCCAGACGCGCCCTCGACGAGGTACAGGCCGCCACCCGGTCGGTGCTGGAGGAACTGGGAGTCGTCCTGGGCGTCCTGCGTGCGTCGGAGACCGAGATCGCTCCGGCCGCCCCCGTGGACGCCGCCATGCTCGACGAACTCCTGGAGAGCTTCGCGGGCATCGGCCTGAAGGTCACCACCTCGGGCTGGACCACCTGCTCGCCCTGGCGCCGGTCGCCCGGACCGCCGCCCGGCGCCTCCTGCAGGAATCACTCACCAACGCGCGGCGGTACGGCGACGGCGCCGCCACCGTGA
- a CDS encoding DUF397 domain-containing protein, which translates to MTRKAPAEDATELAWFKSSYSSGNDGNSCVELAITPGTIHVRDSKDLGGPRLAFSPTTWSAFVPYTSEG; encoded by the coding sequence ATGACCCGCAAGGCACCCGCCGAAGACGCTACAGAACTTGCATGGTTCAAGAGCAGCTACAGCAGCGGAAACGATGGCAACTCCTGCGTCGAACTCGCCATCACCCCAGGCACCATCCATGTCCGCGACTCCAAGGACCTAGGCGGCCCCCGCCTGGCCTTCTCCCCCACCACCTGGTCAGCCTTCGTGCCGTACACATCCGAAGGCTGA
- a CDS encoding MMPL family transporter has translation MSRLLSRIGAFSAAHRLAVIGAWITLTVALTVVTISGATFSDAEFSISGAESTTALATMKEAFPEADPDAGELLLVVEAPDGTSLTRPDGRDLVTDLVSRATGVPGVKSAADPYAKSRPYVSEDGSVAVSTLTVDLEADQTAVEGDLRKAAEPLTDEGYAVELGGALDDGAPEIAGVTEIIGVVVAFVVLLLTFGSLAAAGANMLTALSGVVVGVLGILAWSAAGEGIQSTTLIIAVMLGLAVGIDYALLILSRFRDELRRGAGVDAAVARAAGTAGTSVVVAGTTVVIALTGLAIVRIAFITEMGLGAALAVIVAVAASLTVVPAVLKTLGHRALPRGERPGRGTAYEPPVAPAAPAAPAAPVNAEKAGGRRGRGLLGRWARVVVDRPVLTLLGSTVLVALLAVPALSLKTELDPPGGPDPAGSQRAAYTTVSHAFGAGEQNPLVVLFEGPDAADTATATTKEITALSGVADISPVQHGEDPGIAFLAVTPERGPTDPRTKDLVASLRTAMDDVPDAEVSVTGQTAVDVDVDAALSSGLVVYLIAVVGLSLLLLTLVFRSVMIPLLATVGFLMSLAAGLGVTVAVFQWGWAGTLVGLDEARPLASLTPLIVVGVLFGLAMDYQVFLVARMHEAHRNGLPTRAAVLRGFGQASPVVVAAAAIMASVFAGFAFSGGDQMVASIGLALTVGVLVDALVVRMLLVPAALRLLGEASWWIPRALDRVLPNLDTEGSSLGQEEPRQELAGSARV, from the coding sequence ATGTCCCGATTGTTGTCCAGGATCGGCGCGTTCAGCGCCGCTCACCGGCTCGCCGTCATCGGCGCCTGGATCACGCTGACCGTCGCCCTCACCGTCGTGACGATCAGCGGCGCGACGTTCTCCGACGCCGAGTTCAGCATCTCGGGCGCCGAGTCGACCACCGCGCTCGCCACGATGAAGGAGGCGTTCCCCGAGGCGGATCCCGACGCCGGTGAACTGCTGCTGGTCGTAGAAGCGCCCGACGGCACCTCCCTCACCCGCCCCGACGGCAGGGACCTGGTCACGGACCTCGTCTCGCGCGCCACCGGCGTCCCCGGCGTGAAGTCCGCCGCGGACCCGTACGCGAAGAGCCGTCCCTATGTCTCCGAGGACGGTTCGGTCGCCGTCTCGACGCTCACCGTCGATCTGGAGGCCGACCAGACCGCCGTGGAGGGCGACCTCCGGAAGGCCGCCGAACCGCTGACGGACGAGGGCTACGCCGTCGAGCTGGGCGGCGCCCTCGACGACGGGGCGCCCGAGATCGCCGGTGTCACCGAGATCATCGGCGTCGTGGTCGCCTTCGTCGTCCTGCTGCTGACCTTCGGCTCGCTGGCCGCCGCCGGCGCGAACATGCTGACCGCGCTGAGCGGTGTCGTCGTCGGCGTCCTCGGCATCCTCGCGTGGTCGGCCGCGGGTGAGGGCATCCAGTCCACCACGCTGATCATCGCGGTGATGCTCGGGCTGGCCGTCGGCATCGACTACGCCCTGCTGATCCTCTCGCGGTTCCGTGACGAGCTGCGCCGCGGCGCCGGTGTCGACGCCGCGGTGGCGCGCGCCGCCGGCACGGCAGGAACCTCCGTCGTGGTGGCCGGGACGACCGTGGTCATCGCCCTGACGGGGCTGGCGATCGTACGGATCGCGTTCATCACCGAGATGGGGCTGGGCGCGGCGCTCGCCGTGATCGTGGCCGTGGCCGCCTCGCTCACCGTCGTACCGGCCGTGCTGAAGACGCTCGGCCACCGGGCGCTGCCTCGCGGGGAACGCCCGGGACGCGGCACGGCGTACGAACCACCCGTGGCTCCCGCGGCACCGGCGGCACCCGCGGCTCCCGTGAACGCGGAGAAGGCGGGCGGACGTCGCGGTCGGGGCCTGCTGGGCCGCTGGGCGCGGGTCGTGGTCGACCGGCCCGTCCTCACCCTGCTGGGCAGCACCGTCCTCGTCGCCCTGCTCGCCGTTCCGGCCCTCTCCCTCAAGACGGAACTCGATCCTCCGGGCGGCCCCGACCCGGCCGGCTCCCAGCGCGCGGCCTACACCACGGTGAGCCACGCCTTCGGCGCCGGCGAACAGAACCCCCTGGTGGTGCTCTTCGAGGGCCCCGACGCGGCGGACACCGCGACCGCCACCACGAAGGAGATCACCGCGCTGAGCGGCGTCGCCGACATCAGCCCCGTCCAGCACGGCGAGGACCCGGGCATCGCCTTCCTCGCGGTCACGCCCGAGCGCGGCCCGACCGACCCGCGTACGAAGGACCTGGTGGCCTCGCTGCGTACGGCGATGGACGACGTGCCGGACGCCGAGGTCTCGGTGACCGGTCAGACCGCGGTCGACGTGGACGTCGACGCGGCGCTGTCGTCCGGCCTCGTCGTCTACCTGATCGCCGTGGTCGGACTCTCGCTGCTCCTGCTCACCCTGGTGTTCCGGTCCGTCATGATCCCGCTGCTGGCCACCGTCGGATTCCTCATGTCCCTGGCCGCGGGCCTCGGCGTGACGGTGGCGGTCTTCCAGTGGGGCTGGGCCGGGACTCTGGTCGGTCTCGACGAGGCCCGGCCGCTGGCCAGTCTGACGCCGCTGATCGTGGTGGGCGTACTGTTCGGACTCGCCATGGACTACCAGGTGTTCCTGGTGGCCCGCATGCACGAGGCGCACCGGAACGGACTCCCCACCCGGGCGGCCGTCCTGCGGGGCTTCGGGCAGGCCTCGCCCGTCGTCGTCGCGGCTGCCGCGATCATGGCTTCGGTGTTCGCCGGGTTCGCCTTCAGCGGCGGCGACCAGATGGTCGCGTCCATCGGACTGGCCCTGACCGTCGGGGTCCTGGTGGACGCGCTCGTCGTGCGCATGCTCCTCGTACCGGCGGCTCTGCGGCTCCTCGGCGAGGCGAGCTGGTGGATTCCCCGCGCCCTGGACCGGGTCCTGCCGAACCTCGACACCGAGGGGTCGTCCCTCGGACAGGAGGAGCCGCGGCAGGAACTAGCGGGGTCCGCACGGGTCTAA
- a CDS encoding DUF397 domain-containing protein → MTRKAPAGDASELAWFKSSYSGGNDGESCVELATTPGTVHVRDSKDLDGPRLALTPEAWARFVPYAATG, encoded by the coding sequence ATGACCCGCAAGGCCCCCGCAGGGGACGCCTCCGAACTGGCATGGTTCAAAAGCAGCTACAGCGGCGGCAACGACGGCGAGTCGTGCGTCGAACTCGCCACCACCCCCGGCACCGTGCACGTCCGCGACTCCAAGGACCTGGACGGCCCCCGGCTGGCCCTCACGCCGGAAGCGTGGGCCCGCTTCGTACCGTACGCGGCCACGGGCTGA
- a CDS encoding response regulator has product MSVVRVLVVDDQVMIRSGIRALLETGSGVEVVGEAADGHRAVDMARALAPDVILMDLRMPVLDGVGAIGRLRADAATADIGILVLTTFDTDQDILAALRAGANGFLGKSADHEELLQAVERVAAGGSSLSAVATDTVVGHLTRTAHRERPRDAASPEDLRKAGSLTSREREVTVLVTRGLTNDAIAERLFISPLTVKTHVNRAMSKMHVRDRAQLVVAALRAGLRDDD; this is encoded by the coding sequence ATGAGCGTCGTACGCGTACTCGTCGTAGACGACCAGGTCATGATCCGTTCCGGCATACGCGCGCTCCTGGAGACCGGCTCCGGGGTCGAGGTCGTCGGCGAGGCGGCCGACGGGCACCGGGCCGTCGACATGGCACGGGCCCTCGCGCCGGACGTCATCCTGATGGATCTGCGGATGCCGGTGCTCGACGGCGTCGGAGCGATCGGCCGACTGCGCGCCGACGCCGCCACCGCGGACATCGGGATCCTGGTACTGACCACCTTCGACACCGACCAGGACATCCTGGCCGCCCTCCGGGCCGGGGCCAACGGCTTCCTCGGGAAGTCGGCGGACCACGAGGAACTCCTGCAGGCAGTCGAACGGGTCGCCGCGGGCGGCTCCTCCCTGTCCGCCGTCGCGACGGACACCGTCGTCGGGCACCTGACCCGCACGGCACACCGGGAGCGGCCCCGGGACGCGGCCTCCCCCGAGGATCTGCGCAAGGCCGGGTCCCTGACCTCCCGCGAACGCGAGGTCACCGTTCTGGTCACCCGGGGGCTGACCAACGACGCCATCGCGGAGCGCCTGTTCATCTCGCCGCTCACGGTGAAGACCCATGTGAACCGGGCCATGAGCAAGATGCACGTCAGGGACCGGGCGCAGCTCGTGGTGGCGGCCCTGCGCGCGGGCCTGCGCGACGACGACTGA
- a CDS encoding ABC transporter ATP-binding protein, which yields MAESTTAAEPILQVRGLVKHYPLTQGILFRKQVGAVKAVDGVDFDLGAGETLGIVGESGCGKSTVAKMLVNLERPTAGEIRYKGEDVTKLSGRALKAVRRNIQMVFQDPYTSLNPRMTVGDIIGEPYEIHPEVAPKGDRRRQVQDLLDVVGLNPEYINRYPHQFSGGQRQRIGIARGLALRPEIIVADEPVSALDVSVQAQVINLMDRLQSEFALSYVFIAHDLSIVRHISDRVGVMYLGRIVETGRDAEIYDHPTHPYTQALLSAVPVPDPEAREHRERIILSGDVPSPANIPSGCRFRTRCWKAAERCAMEVPLLAVPAEFRYEAGPAAHDSACHFAEEKQVVPPEELPKS from the coding sequence ATGGCTGAGTCCACTACGGCCGCCGAGCCGATCCTCCAGGTCCGGGGCCTGGTCAAGCACTACCCGCTCACCCAGGGAATCCTCTTCCGCAAACAGGTGGGCGCGGTGAAGGCCGTCGACGGCGTCGACTTCGACCTGGGCGCGGGGGAGACCCTCGGCATCGTCGGCGAGTCCGGCTGCGGCAAGTCGACCGTCGCCAAGATGCTGGTCAACCTGGAGAGGCCGACCGCGGGCGAGATCAGGTACAAGGGCGAGGACGTCACCAAGCTGTCCGGCCGCGCCCTCAAGGCCGTCCGCCGCAACATCCAGATGGTCTTCCAGGACCCGTACACCTCGCTCAATCCCCGCATGACCGTCGGCGACATCATCGGGGAGCCGTACGAGATCCATCCCGAGGTCGCGCCCAAGGGCGACCGGCGACGGCAGGTCCAGGACCTGCTGGACGTCGTGGGGCTCAACCCGGAGTACATCAACCGCTATCCGCACCAGTTCTCCGGCGGCCAGCGACAGCGCATCGGCATCGCGCGCGGCCTCGCCCTGCGCCCCGAGATCATCGTCGCCGACGAGCCCGTGTCCGCCCTCGACGTGTCGGTGCAGGCACAGGTCATCAACCTGATGGACCGGCTGCAGAGCGAGTTCGCCCTGAGTTACGTCTTCATCGCGCACGACCTGTCGATCGTGCGGCACATCTCCGACCGGGTCGGGGTGATGTACCTCGGCCGGATCGTGGAGACCGGCCGGGACGCCGAGATCTACGACCACCCGACGCACCCGTACACCCAGGCGCTGCTGTCCGCCGTGCCCGTGCCGGACCCGGAGGCCCGTGAGCACCGGGAGCGGATCATCCTCTCCGGTGACGTGCCCTCACCCGCGAACATCCCCTCCGGCTGCCGCTTCCGCACCCGCTGCTGGAAGGCCGCGGAACGCTGCGCGATGGAGGTCCCGCTGCTCGCGGTACCGGCGGAGTTCCGTTACGAGGCCGGTCCCGCCGCCCATGACTCGGCCTGCCACTTCGCGGAGGAGAAGCAGGTCGTACCGCCGGAGGAGCTGCCAAAAAGCTGA
- a CDS encoding ABC transporter ATP-binding protein yields the protein MLLEVRDLHVEFRTRDGVAKAVNGVTYSVAEGETLAVLGESGSGKSVTAQAVMGILDTPPGKITAGEILFKGQDLLKFKEEERRKVRGAQMAMIFQDALSSLNPVLSVGAQLGEMFTVHRGLSRKDAKARAVELMDRVRIPGAASRVGDYPHQFSGGMRQRIMIAMALALEPALIIADEPTTALDVTVQAQVMDLLAELRRELNMGLILITHDLGVVADVADRIAVMYAGRIVESAPVHDIYKAPAHPYTKGLLESIPRLDQKGRELYAIKGLPPNLMNIPPGCAFNPRCPMVQDVCRTDVPPLYEVTTEAADLTGAADLTKAGADRVSACHFWRECLHG from the coding sequence GTGCTGCTCGAAGTGCGCGATCTGCACGTGGAGTTCAGGACCCGGGACGGCGTCGCCAAGGCCGTCAACGGGGTCACCTACAGCGTGGCCGAGGGCGAGACGCTCGCCGTGCTCGGCGAGTCCGGCTCCGGCAAGTCCGTGACCGCGCAGGCCGTGATGGGCATCCTCGACACCCCGCCGGGGAAGATCACCGCGGGCGAGATCCTCTTCAAGGGCCAGGACCTCCTGAAGTTCAAGGAGGAGGAGCGGCGCAAGGTCCGCGGCGCCCAGATGGCGATGATCTTCCAGGACGCGCTGTCGTCCCTGAACCCGGTGCTCAGCGTCGGCGCCCAGCTCGGCGAGATGTTCACCGTCCACCGGGGCCTGTCCAGGAAGGACGCGAAGGCCAGGGCCGTCGAGCTGATGGACCGGGTCCGCATCCCGGGCGCCGCCTCCCGCGTGGGCGACTACCCCCACCAGTTCTCCGGCGGTATGCGCCAGCGCATCATGATCGCGATGGCGCTGGCCCTCGAACCCGCCCTGATCATCGCCGACGAGCCCACCACCGCCCTCGACGTCACCGTCCAGGCCCAGGTCATGGACCTGCTCGCCGAACTCCGGCGCGAGCTCAACATGGGCCTCATCCTCATCACCCACGACCTGGGCGTGGTCGCGGACGTCGCCGACCGGATCGCCGTGATGTACGCGGGCCGCATCGTCGAGTCGGCCCCGGTCCACGACATCTACAAGGCCCCCGCACACCCGTACACCAAGGGCCTGTTGGAGTCGATCCCGCGGCTCGACCAGAAGGGCCGGGAGCTGTACGCGATCAAGGGCCTGCCGCCGAACCTGATGAACATCCCGCCGGGCTGCGCCTTCAACCCGCGCTGCCCGATGGTCCAGGACGTCTGCCGCACCGACGTCCCGCCCCTCTACGAGGTGACGACCGAGGCGGCCGACCTGACCGGGGCGGCCGACCTGACCAAGGCGGGCGCGGACCGCGTGAGCGCCTGCCACTTCTGGAGGGAGTGCCTCCATGGCTGA
- a CDS encoding helix-turn-helix domain-containing protein, translated as MHGDSGEGRLKTEADEPGWEVDPDDDWGVAVVATVGRQLKLRREAVGMRAADFGIAVGYGEDMVYKIEGGKRIPQPEYLDRADEVLGAGGLLSAMKEDVRKVRYPKKVRDLAQLEAKAVEIGVYECNSINGLLQTPEHARVLFEAAQPLYSQGEVERMVAARVARQSVFERDPAPSISFVLEEAPLRRPLGGTMVWRQQLERLLEMARLRNVTLQVMPTRCEVHSGLDGRIELLKFADGTAVGRSDGAFSGRPVSELRQLRILELRYGTIRAQALPPWESLALIEQLLGET; from the coding sequence ATGCACGGGGACAGTGGTGAAGGTCGACTCAAGACCGAGGCGGACGAGCCGGGTTGGGAGGTCGACCCGGACGACGACTGGGGCGTGGCGGTCGTCGCGACCGTGGGCCGACAGCTGAAGCTGCGCCGGGAGGCGGTCGGGATGCGGGCCGCCGACTTCGGCATCGCGGTCGGCTACGGCGAGGACATGGTCTACAAGATCGAGGGCGGAAAGCGGATCCCTCAGCCCGAGTATCTGGACAGGGCGGACGAGGTGCTGGGGGCGGGTGGGCTGCTCTCGGCGATGAAGGAGGACGTGAGGAAGGTCCGGTATCCGAAGAAGGTTCGGGATCTGGCCCAGTTGGAGGCCAAGGCGGTCGAGATCGGGGTGTACGAGTGCAACAGCATCAATGGGCTGTTGCAGACACCAGAGCATGCGCGGGTCCTGTTCGAGGCGGCACAACCTCTGTATTCACAGGGCGAGGTGGAACGCATGGTGGCCGCCCGAGTGGCCCGACAGTCGGTCTTCGAACGGGATCCCGCTCCCTCCATCAGCTTCGTGCTCGAAGAAGCGCCGCTGCGGCGCCCACTCGGAGGCACAATGGTGTGGCGGCAGCAGCTCGAACGTCTGCTTGAGATGGCCCGGCTGCGCAACGTCACACTGCAAGTGATGCCGACGCGCTGCGAAGTCCACTCAGGCCTGGACGGCAGGATCGAGCTGCTGAAGTTCGCGGACGGCACAGCGGTGGGACGCTCCGACGGTGCCTTCAGCGGTCGCCCCGTCTCGGAACTGCGGCAGCTACGGATCCTTGAGCTGCGGTATGGCACCATCCGAGCGCAAGCCCTCCCGCCATGGGAGTCGTTGGCCCTCATTGAGCAACTGCTGGGAGAAACATGA
- a CDS encoding TetR/AcrR family transcriptional regulator has protein sequence MSAGAGPPPRRRTASERLHDALLDAAQDVLDRDGLDGVTVRAVAREAGVAPMGVYNRFGSKEGLLAALAVRALQDLGHAVDVDRSVDPEPRFRQACDGYRHFALAHPQRYALIFGGGGPVARTGSEASVYGHAVFEVLIELVQDLAGRRTPRGFADAGEAAQVVWTALHGAVHLELGGIGQVSGSPDTHRRLTDLLVRSLR, from the coding sequence ATGAGTGCCGGAGCAGGACCGCCGCCCAGGCGCCGTACGGCGAGCGAACGGCTGCACGACGCCCTGCTGGACGCGGCACAGGACGTGCTCGACCGCGACGGCCTGGACGGCGTCACCGTGCGCGCGGTCGCCCGCGAGGCCGGGGTGGCGCCCATGGGGGTGTACAACCGGTTCGGCAGCAAGGAGGGACTGCTCGCCGCTCTGGCCGTCCGGGCGCTGCAGGACCTCGGGCACGCGGTCGACGTGGACCGGTCGGTGGACCCCGAACCGCGCTTCCGGCAGGCCTGCGACGGATACCGGCACTTCGCGCTCGCGCATCCGCAGCGCTACGCGCTCATCTTCGGCGGCGGCGGACCGGTCGCCCGGACGGGCTCCGAGGCGTCGGTGTACGGCCATGCGGTGTTCGAGGTCCTGATCGAGCTGGTCCAGGACCTCGCCGGACGTCGCACACCGCGGGGCTTCGCCGACGCGGGGGAGGCCGCGCAGGTCGTCTGGACGGCCCTGCACGGCGCGGTCCACCTGGAGTTGGGCGGCATCGGGCAGGTGTCCGGCTCACCGGACACCCACCGGCGGCTGACCGACCTGCTCGTCCGCAGCCTGCGGTAG
- a CDS encoding S9 family peptidase → MTTEPLSFPRRQARTLRFTLGAPRAFTVAPDGSRVVFLRSSSGTDRANQLWVLDVASGEERPAADPGALLGGSGERLSAAERARRERSREGGAGIVGYATDAAVELASFALSGRLFTAELRAGTARELRVRGPVIDPRPSPDGRFVAYVAGGTLRVVGAEGEDDRALAEPEADTVTYGLAEFVAAEEMGRSRGFWWSPESDRLLVARADDAPVRRWWISDPAHPEREPQRVAYPAAGTDNAEVRLFVLGLDGARTEVQWDRARYPYLARVHWSAAGAPLLLVQARDQASQLYLAVDPDSGTTRMVHADEDPVWLDLFPGVPSWSPSGQLVRIADEGGARVLAVGERPLTGPQLHVRAVLDVSDDDVLVSASAGTAAADPEIGEVHVYRVNDLGMERISQEPGVHSAVRAGGVTVLVSAVPDRPGAQVRVAREGGRKATGSGRAGARPEPVTVASYAEHPRMSPRVHLTEAGERRVPCAVVLPTDYTDGPLPVLMDPYGGPHGQRVLAAHNAYLAPQWFADQGFAVVVADGRGMPGRSPAWEKAVKDDLAAVVLDDQIHALHALAERFPLDLTRVAIRGWSFGGYLAGLAALRRPDVFHAAVVGAPVTDQRLYDTHYTERYLGDPNRQPEVYAANSLIDDDGLVGAVEPARPMMIVHGLADDNVVVAHSLRLSSALLAAGRPHEVLPLSGVTHMTPQEQVAENLLLLQVDFLKRSLGLR, encoded by the coding sequence ATGACGACCGAGCCTCTCTCCTTTCCGCGCCGGCAGGCGCGCACCCTGCGTTTCACGCTGGGCGCGCCCCGCGCGTTCACCGTGGCGCCCGATGGTTCACGTGTGGTGTTCCTGCGGTCCTCGTCCGGCACCGACCGGGCGAACCAGCTGTGGGTTCTCGACGTGGCGAGCGGCGAGGAGCGCCCGGCCGCCGACCCGGGGGCGCTCCTCGGGGGCTCCGGCGAGCGGCTGTCAGCGGCGGAACGGGCCCGGCGCGAGCGCAGCCGCGAGGGTGGCGCGGGCATCGTCGGCTACGCCACGGACGCCGCCGTGGAACTGGCCTCCTTCGCCCTGTCCGGGCGGCTCTTCACCGCCGAGCTGAGGGCAGGCACGGCACGGGAACTGCGGGTGCGCGGACCGGTGATCGACCCCCGCCCGTCCCCCGACGGACGGTTCGTCGCGTACGTCGCCGGGGGCACCCTGCGGGTCGTGGGCGCCGAGGGCGAGGACGACCGGGCACTCGCGGAGCCCGAGGCGGACACGGTCACCTACGGGCTCGCCGAGTTCGTCGCGGCCGAGGAGATGGGCCGCTCGCGGGGCTTCTGGTGGTCCCCGGAATCGGACCGGCTGCTGGTGGCGCGGGCCGACGACGCCCCCGTACGCCGCTGGTGGATCTCGGACCCGGCGCATCCCGAGCGGGAGCCGCAGCGGGTCGCGTATCCGGCGGCGGGCACCGACAACGCGGAGGTGCGGCTATTCGTACTGGGACTCGACGGGGCACGTACGGAGGTTCAGTGGGACCGGGCCCGCTATCCGTATCTGGCGCGAGTGCACTGGTCTGCCGCCGGGGCCCCGCTGCTGCTCGTCCAGGCGCGCGACCAGGCGAGTCAGCTCTATCTGGCCGTCGATCCGGACAGCGGGACGACCCGGATGGTGCACGCGGACGAAGATCCAGTTTGGCTTGATCTTTTCCCTGGTGTGCCGTCCTGGAGCCCGAGCGGACAGCTCGTACGGATCGCCGACGAGGGAGGGGCGCGCGTGCTGGCGGTGGGCGAACGCCCCCTCACGGGGCCGCAGTTGCACGTGCGAGCCGTGCTGGACGTGTCCGACGACGACGTGCTCGTCTCGGCGTCGGCCGGCACGGCCGCGGCCGACCCGGAGATCGGGGAGGTGCACGTCTACCGGGTCAACGACCTCGGCATGGAACGGATCTCCCAGGAGCCCGGCGTGCACTCGGCGGTGCGGGCGGGCGGCGTGACCGTGCTCGTGTCGGCCGTGCCCGACCGGCCCGGAGCGCAGGTCAGGGTGGCGCGCGAAGGGGGTCGCAAGGCGACGGGGAGCGGTCGGGCGGGCGCCCGTCCGGAGCCGGTGACCGTGGCCTCGTACGCCGAGCATCCCCGAATGAGCCCGCGCGTGCACCTCACGGAAGCCGGTGAGCGCCGGGTACCGTGCGCCGTCGTGCTCCCCACGGACTACACCGACGGTCCGCTGCCGGTGCTCATGGATCCCTACGGCGGGCCGCACGGGCAGCGGGTCCTGGCGGCGCACAACGCGTACCTCGCTCCCCAGTGGTTCGCCGATCAGGGCTTCGCCGTGGTCGTGGCGGACGGGCGGGGCATGCCGGGCCGCTCACCGGCCTGGGAGAAGGCGGTCAAGGACGATCTCGCGGCGGTCGTCCTCGACGACCAGATCCACGCGCTGCACGCCCTCGCCGAGCGCTTCCCGCTGGATCTGACCCGGGTGGCGATCCGCGGCTGGTCGTTCGGCGGCTATCTCGCGGGGCTCGCGGCGCTGCGCCGCCCCGACGTCTTCCACGCGGCCGTGGTGGGCGCGCCGGTCACCGACCAGCGGCTGTACGACACCCATTACACGGAGCGGTATCTGGGCGATCCGAACCGGCAGCCCGAGGTGTACGCGGCGAACTCGCTGATCGACGACGACGGTTTGGTGGGGGCGGTCGAACCGGCGCGGCCGATGATGATCGTGCACGGTCTCGCCGACGACAACGTGGTGGTCGCGCACTCCCTGCGGCTGTCCTCCGCGCTGCTGGCCGCGGGCCGTCCGCACGAGGTGCTGCCGCTGTCCGGGGTCACCCACATGACCCCGCAGGAGCAGGTCGCGGAGAACCTGCTGCTGCTCCAGGTGGACTTCCTGAAGCGGTCGCTGGGCCTGCGGTAG